From Nicotiana tabacum cultivar K326 chromosome 22, ASM71507v2, whole genome shotgun sequence, one genomic window encodes:
- the LOC142175768 gene encoding uncharacterized protein LOC142175768 — MEIYAKSYDVKVWRVIKKGNYPLLAAAQPPADPEDIDEYTDEQMAVVQVNAKARNLLYNAISGEEYEKISSCDIAKEMWDKLEVTYEGTSKVKETHINMFFHDYELFQIKEGESIEEMFARFSKIISDLKAFGKPYSSGDQVRKILRSLPTTWQTKVVTLESQDLNKLSYDELRGELIAFEKTHLKKTNQEEKKKTIAFKATTKRTDNDIDDDPEALEEEIVMVSRNMDGLMRRYMNTKEAEYHPRRTRQYNEQDKNDGKCYKCGRFGHVQAECPELKRKVSRGFNKNKSFGSWSDEDSSEHEEIANL, encoded by the coding sequence ATGGAAATATATGCAAAATCTTATGATGTCAAGGTTTGGAGAGTTATCAAAAAGGGAAATTACCCACTACTAGCTGCTGCTCAACCACCCGCTGATCCTGaagatatagatgaatatactgaTGAACAAATGGCGGTTGTGCAAGTTAATGCTAAAGCAAGGAATTTGCTTTATAATGCTATAAGTGGTGAAGAATATGAGAAAATCTCCAGTTGTGATATAGCCAAAGAGATGTGGGATAAACTTGAAGTCACTTATGAAGGAACCAGTAAAGTGAAAGAAACCCATATCAACATGTTTTTCCATGACTACGAACTTTTCCAGATAAAAGAAGGAGAATCTATTGAAGAAATGTTTGCCAGATTTAGCAAAATCATCAGTGATCTAAAAGCTTTTGGCAAACCCTACTCAAGTGGTGATCAAGTTAGGAAAATTCTGAGAAGTCTACCCACTACATGGCAGACAAAGGTAGTTACTCTCGAGTCACAGGATTTGAACAAATTATCATATGATGAACTTCGTGGAGAACTTATAGCTTTCGAGAAAACTCATCTCAAGAAAACAAAtcaagaagagaagaagaaaacaattGCTTTCAAGGCTACAACTAAAAGAACAGACAATGATATTGATGACGACCCTGAAGCTCTTGAAGAAGAAATTGTCATGGTATCAAGGAACATGGATGGTTTAATGAGGAGATACATGAATACAAAAGAGGCAGAATACCACCCCAGGCGAACTAGGCAATACAATGAACAAGACAAAAATGATGGCAAATGCTATAAATGTGGAAGATTTGGGCATGTTCAAGCTGAATGTCCTGAGCTTAAAAGAAAGGTCTCCAGAGGGTTTAACAAGAATAAATCATTTGGAAGCTGGAGTGATGAAGACAGTTCTGAACATGAAGAGATAGCAAATCTATGA